The genomic segment AATTCTAATACGATTAAGACAGAGGATCCGCATCAAGCTTCTACAGTACCTACAAAACCTGCTCAACAGCAGCGAGTAGTTACACGCTATAATAATCCTCAAATAACCGATCTTTATACGTTAGAATTACCAGAGAGTAGTGACACGACGACTCAGCCAGATGATCGATTTAATGAGAGTATCAATAGTTTCCCTACTGGCGGAAAAATTACCAATATGGTCGTCTCAACGTTTACTAATCTAATGTATCTGACCATTAAGAGTGGCACAAATCTTCAACTGATGGAAATTGATGTTATGAAAAATGTAAGAAATTTAAATCGTTCAGCTGAAGTTATTACAGAAACTGCTGCTTCTGATAAATTTGGAACGCTTTATATTGAAAGCAAAATTGGAAAATTAAAGACGATTCAAGCGCTTGAGGGTTCGAAACGCCAAACTATTTCTGACGATGAAAAGGAGACAATTCTCGGAAATCGGGAGGGTACCCTTTATCTTGGTAAGATTGAGGGTAATAATCTTGTCCAAATTCGCGCAGCAGCTGAGAACGCAGATTCTGCAAAGCTAGAATTTAAGACGGTGTGGGAAGGATCAATCCCCTTCGAAAATTCTAAAGTTATTATTGGTATAAATAAACAGATTGTGATTTACTCTAATCAAATAGCCAATATCATTCAAAGTGATGGTCAACAAAAGCAAGTAAACTTATCAGGAAAAGAGAATTTTATCTCCCAAGATGGTGCAGAACTTGTAGAACTTACTCCTAATGGAAATACAACGGATATTGAGCTTAAACCTCTTGAGTGACTTGTGAGACGGCAATAATCATTAAAAAGGGTCATCCCTGGAAGGTTTTATTTCTGGGAATGTCCCTTTTGTCTTTTGATGCATTTATCAGTTCATTTATGGATCAGTACCAGATGAGGGTTCAGGTTGTAAAGACTTCAATTGGGTTTCCAGTTGATCTAAGATTCCTCGAAGTTGGTTCATTTGCTCTAAAATATTTGCGACATCAACAGGTCCCATGGTCGAGGAATTCGCAGCGAGAGCTGGAGTTTGCATCGAAACGGGTGTTGAGACACTGTTGCCTGCTTTCAGTTGAGGAACATCTGGTCCAAAAATTTGCGTTAGAGCCTCTCCCAAGGTTTCTGTCATGACCAGCTTATCTTCATAGACCATGATTACCCGCTTCATTTCAGGAATGCTTCCACCTTGAGTAGCTTGCAGGTAAATAGGTTCGATATAAATGAAGTTTCCTTGAACAGGTAATACCAGAAGATTACCTCGGATAACATTCGAACCTTGTTGATTCCAAAGCGCTAGTTGTTCCGAAATATCAGGATCTTGGTCGATCCTTGATTCGACTTGGAGAGGTCCATCGACCTCGGTGTTTTTCGGAAGTTTATACAAAAGGAGTTCTCCGTAATGATCATCATCCATGCGGGCTGCCATCCAGGCGATCATATTATTGCGTGTGTTAGTACTACTAGAAGCGGGAGTAAACGGTAACATTAAAACGTACTCGGATTGTCCGGTGCCGGGAATTTGGAGTATCGTATAATAAGGATCAATGTCATGAGGTTGAGAACTGAAAAGTTCTTTAGAGATATCCCAAGCGTCCTCTTTGTTGTAAAATACTGTAGGGTCAGTCATATGAAAGTTCTTTAGCATATTGCTTTGAATGGTAAATAAAGTTTCTGGATAACGCAAGTGAGATTTTAGGCTTGGGGGCATCTGGGATAAACTTTTGAATACTCCCGGAAATATTTTCTGATAGGTTTGTAAAATGGGTTCCTGAGGACTGATAGCGTAAAAATCAACAGTTCCATCATAAGCATCAACCACGATTTTAACGGAATTGCGGATGTAATTTAGATTAAGATTAGAATTAGTATAGTTACTTGAGTAAGGTAAGGCATTTGATGTAGTATAAGCGTCGATAATCCATTTGAGGCGTCCTTGATCGATGATAAGATAAGGATCAGGGTCGTATTTTAGAAAAGGGGCAAGTTTTTGGACACGTTCTATGATGTTTCGATGTAATAAGATCCGACTTTGGAAGTTGACTTCATTGGCCAAATAGAAGCGAGCGGTTCCATGTTTGAGTGAAAGCATTAATTTATTAAATGGAGTTAAATGAATTCCCGTTATGCCCTCATAGTTGCTCTCTGCGTTCATATTCCCTTGCGGATAATCAAATTCTTTGATAGTAGTGTTTACAACCACCCAATCATTGGTCAATTCTCCATAATAAATACGCGGTTCTTTAAGATAAAACTCAGGGTGCACTGTGTTTGGCGGAACATCCTTAATCGCGAAACTTGGAAGGCCTTCAGTGGTAACTTCATTGGCAAAAGAGGCAGCAACTCCATAACCGTGAGTATATTTAAAACGAAGATTAACAAATGTCTTAGCATTGCTATCCAAATCGTCAGTGGATAGTTCTCGAGCAGAAAGCATAACTTGTCGATTCTCTCCCTCGATGGGATAGCGATCAATGTCAATATCATTGAACTTATAATAAAGTCTGATTCCCTGCTTTTGAGTAAAAGTTTTGAGTAAGGGACGGGGATCATTGAGACGAATATTGTTCAGGGTGGCTTGTTCGTTATTGAGGACTAGAGATGTCAATGGTACATCCCCTTGATAATTCTGCTCTTGAATTAAATCCAAACCATAGCCAAAACGGGTCATCGCAATTTCATTTTGAATATATGGGGTTTCCTTTGCTAATTCATTCGGTATGACGATAAAAAACTGGATCAAAGTAGGATACACTCCATAGAGAAGGGAGCCGGCGACAATGAGGGAGACAAGAGGAACAGTTAAGAGTCTTACTTCATGTAAAAAGAGAGCAAAGAAGGCGGCCAGAAAGCCGAGATTGCTTAATACGACAAGAAAGTTTAAGACGGGTAAATTAGCCGTTAAATCAGTATAGCCTGCACCGACCACATGGCCGTGCTGTGAATAGAGGAGTTGATACTTATCTAAATAGTAGCCAAATGCTCTAAGAACAAACAGCACAGAAAATAATAAAGCGAGATGACGCCGTGCTACAGAACTAATACCTATAGCATCTCGTTTCC from the Desulfitobacterium metallireducens DSM 15288 genome contains:
- a CDS encoding UPF0182 family protein, which codes for MSRIIRIIVGVVFLIIFLTASSGLYEDWLWFKDLGYEQLFWTPLLSKALIQIVNGTILFLFIAGTLFSIRHSILTFVTEKLRNRLRVVHEMDRPVYHLSQKRVTIWLLVISALVSFGVSFIAGFTGWLEVLSFIKYTPFGQEDPVFGKNLGFYFFQLPFLQTIYNAFYGPFFILTFFTTLFYTVTGVLHFHTLKFWKRDAIGISSVARRHLALLFSVLFVLRAFGYYLDKYQLLYSQHGHVVGAGYTDLTANLPVLNFLVVLSNLGFLAAFFALFLHEVRLLTVPLVSLIVAGSLLYGVYPTLIQFFIVIPNELAKETPYIQNEIAMTRFGYGLDLIQEQNYQGDVPLTSLVLNNEQATLNNIRLNDPRPLLKTFTQKQGIRLYYKFNDIDIDRYPIEGENRQVMLSARELSTDDLDSNAKTFVNLRFKYTHGYGVAASFANEVTTEGLPSFAIKDVPPNTVHPEFYLKEPRIYYGELTNDWVVVNTTIKEFDYPQGNMNAESNYEGITGIHLTPFNKLMLSLKHGTARFYLANEVNFQSRILLHRNIIERVQKLAPFLKYDPDPYLIIDQGRLKWIIDAYTTSNALPYSSNYTNSNLNLNYIRNSVKIVVDAYDGTVDFYAISPQEPILQTYQKIFPGVFKSLSQMPPSLKSHLRYPETLFTIQSNMLKNFHMTDPTVFYNKEDAWDISKELFSSQPHDIDPYYTILQIPGTGQSEYVLMLPFTPASSSTNTRNNMIAWMAARMDDDHYGELLLYKLPKNTEVDGPLQVESRIDQDPDISEQLALWNQQGSNVIRGNLLVLPVQGNFIYIEPIYLQATQGGSIPEMKRVIMVYEDKLVMTETLGEALTQIFGPDVPQLKAGNSVSTPVSMQTPALAANSSTMGPVDVANILEQMNQLRGILDQLETQLKSLQPEPSSGTDP